A stretch of Acipenser ruthenus chromosome 1, fAciRut3.2 maternal haplotype, whole genome shotgun sequence DNA encodes these proteins:
- the LOC117420485 gene encoding desmin-like, with protein MRGTSFSQKTLSVSGSSRMRVQSPSPSRCGGTAFRSTSTDSRRVSRGDSRGRSGFQGSAVEIGTEIHRANEKEEMQELNVRFASYIEKVQNLEQRNAALQAELADLQARFKGGPTGIGEEYELQFKDTKDLIELLTKEKGAADIERGYIEEEIEAWRLKYEEELELKEEAERILQQFRQDVDNGTLQKAELEKQVEQLVEEIEFLKKLHDEEVADLLKQIEDSKITIKLDSSRPDLAAYLRRVRAEIEQVAAKNVQEAEQWYKSKFDTLKEHASKHEEQMKSIKEEITIFQSQATDLQNEIDGLRCRNSVLEQQLQDMEANHLDRVASLQDIIAQLECQLRETKSEMAKYMQDYQKLLHIKLKLDAEISTYRKLLEGEEQRLGISSERASAQAVTKEERTTSVTRKVETHTATKVTA; from the exons ATGAGAGGCACATCTTTTTCCCAGAAGACTTTGTCAGTCAGTGGCTCCAGCAGGATGCGAGTTCAGAGCCCATCTCCCTCACGCTGTGGAGGGACCGCCTTCCGCTCCACCTCTACTGACTCCCGCAGAGTCAGTAGAGGTGACTCTCGGGGCCGCTCAGGCTTCCAGGGCTCCGCAGTTGAAATTGGTACAGAAATCCACCGGGCCAACGAGAAAGAGGAGATGCAGGAGCTGAATGTCCGATTCGCCAGCTACATCGAGAAGGTACAGAACTTAGAGCAAAGGAATGCTGCCCTACAGGCGGAGCTGGCAGACCTGCAGGCCCGGTTCAAGGGGGGCCCGACTGGCATTGGAGAGGAGTATGAGCTGCAGTTTAAGGACACAAAGGACCTAATAGAGTTGCTAACAAAAGAGAAGGGAGCAGCCGACATTGAGAGGGGCTATATCGAGGAGGAGATTGAGGCATGGAGGCTGAAGTATGAAGAGGAGCTGGAACTCAAGG aggaggcagagaggaTCCTCCAACAGTTCCGCCAGGATGTGGACAATGGCACCCTACAGAAAGCTGAGCTGGAGAAGCAGGTTGAGCAATTGGTGGAAGAGATTGAGTTCCTGAAGAAACTGCACGATGAGGAGGTAGCTGACCTCCTGAAGCAGATTGAAGACTccaaaataaccatcaagctggaTTCAAGCCGACCAGACCTGGCAGCCTACTTACGCAGGGTCCGAGCCGAGATCGAGCAGGTTGCCGCCAAGAATGTCCAGGAGGCCGAGCAGTGGTACAAGAGCAAGTTCGACACCCTGAAGGAGCATGCTTCCAAGCATGAGGAGCAAATGAAGTCCATTAAAGAAGAAATCACCATCTTCCAGTCCCAAGCCACTGACCTGCAAAACGAAATCGATGGACTGAGATGTCGCAACAGTGTGCTAGAGCAGCAACTACAGGATATGGAAGCAAATCATCTGGATAGGGTAGCCAGCTTGCAGGACATCATTGCCCAGCTCGAGTGCCAGCTGAGGGAGACCAAGTCTGAGATGGCTAAATACATGCAGGACTACCAGAAGCTTCTCCACATCAAACTGAAACTAGATGCAGAGATCTCCACCTACAGGAAACTGCTGGAAGGAGAGGAGCAAAGGCTGGGGATTTCTTCAGAGCGTGCCTCAG CTCAAGCAGTAACAAAGGAAGAGAGAACCACCTCAGTTACACGTAAGGTGGAAACCCACACGGCTACCAAGGTGACAGCCTGA